A genomic segment from Ancylothrix sp. D3o encodes:
- a CDS encoding ATP-binding protein: MASHNLNEMKDSFTGNDTSVPVRGHFLSKGLQWLFGRLNVRQKISLASSLAISIAIVGGLTGRFIETSYKNQIRIQLGRDLERADYLTHINGVVWQAKAQQPRYGSYLASGQNFQKDVEEWRGKITEIDQRLTEFQDLLDRADYGSKYDTQELIKLCKSYKKSLQAYSQKMEGILKRIQTAQQKEQARKVAQSLIVFGNNSEAKNLKVLANQSESQARDLRSRAQAEFMAYEKAEKLGFGILMASFLVSIGLASLLIKYASKAIAKPIEMTTKIAQQVTSESNFELQAPVTTADEVGQLATSLNELIKRVREYTEELQETAYKAETANRAKSVFLANMSHELRTPLNAILGYSEMLQEEAEDLEAEELIPDLENIQTAGRHLLTMISDILDISKIEAGQVTIYLEEIDIDHLIQDVVITVQPLVSKNQNFLEVNCPSDLGVMHSDLTKVRQVLLNLISNAAKFTDEGKITLTAKREEEKPAIEHTKEDADLFLYPCSFIVFEVNDTGIGMSPEQIEQIFKPFTQADVSTTRKYGGTGLGLAISQRLCEMLNATLSVESEVGKGSTFKVRFPERVK, from the coding sequence ATGGCTTCCCACAATCTAAATGAAATGAAAGATAGCTTTACGGGGAACGACACTTCGGTGCCGGTGCGTGGTCACTTTTTGTCAAAGGGCTTGCAGTGGCTTTTTGGCCGTTTAAATGTGCGACAAAAAATTAGTCTTGCTTCGTCGCTGGCTATCAGTATTGCGATTGTTGGGGGTTTAACGGGTCGTTTTATTGAAACCTCTTATAAAAATCAAATTAGAATCCAATTAGGCCGCGATTTAGAACGGGCCGATTATTTAACACATATTAACGGGGTGGTTTGGCAGGCAAAAGCGCAGCAACCCCGCTACGGAAGTTATCTTGCTTCTGGGCAAAATTTTCAAAAAGATGTGGAGGAATGGCGGGGCAAAATCACGGAAATTGACCAGCGCTTAACCGAGTTTCAAGACTTGCTGGATCGAGCGGATTATGGTTCAAAATATGACACCCAAGAACTGATAAAGCTTTGCAAAAGTTATAAAAAATCCTTGCAAGCCTATTCTCAAAAAATGGAGGGCATTTTAAAAAGAATTCAAACAGCCCAACAAAAAGAACAGGCCCGAAAAGTGGCCCAAAGCTTGATTGTTTTTGGCAATAATTCTGAAGCGAAAAATCTTAAAGTTTTAGCTAATCAATCTGAGTCTCAGGCACGGGATTTGCGGAGTCGCGCCCAGGCAGAATTTATGGCCTATGAAAAAGCAGAAAAGCTGGGGTTTGGAATTTTAATGGCGAGTTTTTTGGTGTCTATTGGGCTGGCTTCTTTGTTGATTAAATATGCCAGCAAGGCAATTGCTAAACCGATAGAGATGACGACTAAAATTGCCCAGCAAGTTACCTCGGAATCTAATTTTGAATTGCAAGCGCCGGTGACGACGGCGGATGAAGTTGGACAGTTGGCGACTTCGCTTAATGAATTGATTAAACGGGTGAGAGAATATACAGAAGAGTTGCAAGAAACTGCCTATAAGGCGGAAACTGCAAATCGAGCAAAAAGTGTATTTTTGGCAAATATGAGTCACGAACTCCGCACGCCTTTAAATGCAATTCTTGGCTATAGCGAAATGCTGCAAGAGGAGGCGGAGGATTTGGAGGCGGAGGAGTTGATACCGGATTTAGAAAATATCCAAACGGCGGGCCGGCATTTGCTAACGATGATTAGCGATATTTTGGATATTTCTAAAATTGAGGCCGGTCAGGTAACGATCTATTTAGAAGAGATTGATATCGACCATTTGATTCAAGATGTGGTGATTACGGTGCAACCGCTTGTTAGCAAAAATCAGAATTTTCTTGAGGTAAATTGCCCCAGCGATCTAGGTGTAATGCACTCTGATTTGACGAAAGTGAGGCAGGTGTTGTTGAATTTAATCAGTAATGCGGCTAAATTTACCGACGAAGGCAAGATTACTCTGACGGCAAAACGAGAAGAAGAAAAACCGGCAATTGAACACACAAAAGAAGATGCGGATCTTTTTCTTTATCCTTGTTCGTTTATTGTTTTTGAAGTCAACGATACTGGCATTGGGATGTCCCCAGAACAAATTGAGCAAATTTTTAAACCTTTTACTCAAGCAGATGTATCTACAACTCGTAAATATGGAGGCACCGGCTTGGGTTTGGCGATAAGTCAGCGTTTGTGTGAAATGTTGAATGCCACTCTTTCTGTAGAGAGTGAAGTGGGCAAAGGTTCAACTTTTAAAGTGCGTTTTCCAGAAAGGGTAAAGTAG
- the clpP gene encoding ATP-dependent Clp endopeptidase proteolytic subunit ClpP yields MIPIVIEQSGRGERAFDIYSRLLRERIIFLGQAIDSDLANLIVAQLLFLEAEDPEKDIYLYINSPGGSVTAGMGILDTMNHIRPDVSTICVGLAASMGAFLLSAGAKGKRMSLPHSRIMIHQPLGGAQGQATDIEIQAKEILYHKRRLNEFLAAHTGQPIEKITEDTERDFFMSAEESKNYGLIDQVIDRRPSAQRPVAAVS; encoded by the coding sequence ATGATACCTATTGTTATTGAACAGTCCGGTCGAGGCGAACGTGCTTTCGACATCTACTCCCGGCTTTTGCGTGAGCGCATCATCTTCCTCGGACAAGCCATCGACTCCGATCTGGCTAATTTGATTGTCGCTCAGTTACTTTTTCTCGAAGCCGAAGATCCAGAAAAAGACATCTATCTCTACATCAACTCGCCCGGAGGGTCAGTTACAGCCGGCATGGGCATTTTGGACACCATGAACCACATCCGCCCCGATGTTTCCACCATTTGCGTCGGTTTAGCGGCCAGCATGGGTGCATTTTTGCTCAGTGCCGGTGCCAAAGGCAAGCGCATGAGTCTCCCCCACTCGCGGATTATGATTCACCAACCCCTCGGCGGTGCCCAAGGCCAAGCTACCGACATTGAAATTCAGGCTAAAGAAATTCTCTATCACAAACGCCGCCTGAATGAATTTTTGGCCGCCCACACCGGCCAACCCATCGAAAAAATTACCGAAGACACCGAACGCGACTTTTTTATGTCTGCCGAAGAGTCCAAAAATTACGGACTCATCGACCAGGTAATTGACCGGCGTCCTTCAGCCCAGCGTCCCGTCGCCGCTGTTAGCTAA
- a CDS encoding SLBB domain-containing protein produces the protein MRTSIIFYLVLAFIAQNLSLTASAYSSLAFAENTPDASKFIVNAGTPTSASNQSPVAQLPVLAADIQNHWAKSFIQPLIARGIFSSFSDSNFRPELPVNRAQFATIIQQAFPQNPIRGAGKFADVPADYWAYNAIQKSYQMGFFNSNSNLFNPTQNITRLEALTALVEGLKLQATTVKPENLNAYFEDAAAIPVSLRNSVAAAVENRLVVSYPNVRLLNPSQVATRAEIAAFVHQALLKTGQLSPSMPVANRPQNSPPPPVDIRSSMPVFTQPPQGFSLQPTLSALQAVETDYTLGAGDRIRLDILNVPEYSGEFQVLVNGAINLPLIGKVDLKGLTLERASAVISSAYSYYIREPIVTVSLLAPRPLKVAISGEVNRPGSYTMGLSGSDGKGGIQFPTLTQAIQLAGGINQTAALRQVLVRRPQRNGADQIIAVDLWALLREGDLRQDISLQDGDTVFIPTAVNPNLAEASRVATSSFSTPKTEPLNIAVVGEVSKPGSYTIRASENGDRPTLTRAIREAGGITQSADIRQISIRRLTQTGAEQLVAIDLWQLLRGGNLEQDVILQQGDTILIPTANEVNLAEAAQLVSANISADQTQPVNVAVVGEIARPGTHVVKVEKAGELPTVTRAIQVAGGITQLADIRKIQVRRITRDGNEKTLNLDLWQLLQSGDMRQDAILQTGDTIVIPTAIALNETEANQLAAASFSPQVMAINVVGEVVKPGVVQLSPNTPLNQAILAAGGFNNRARKGSVDLIRLNPNGTVSKRSIDIDFEQGLNEENNPSLRPGDVVVVGKSGLAGVTDTLGSILSPLGGVFSLFNFFRIFQ, from the coding sequence ATGCGAACTTCAATTATTTTTTATCTTGTGTTGGCTTTTATTGCTCAAAATTTGAGTCTAACTGCAAGTGCTTATTCTAGTCTGGCTTTTGCAGAAAATACGCCCGATGCGAGTAAGTTTATTGTTAACGCCGGCACTCCTACATCAGCCTCAAATCAATCGCCGGTGGCACAATTGCCGGTACTCGCGGCTGATATTCAAAACCATTGGGCAAAAAGTTTTATTCAACCTTTAATCGCACGGGGAATTTTTTCAAGTTTTTCTGATAGTAATTTTCGCCCTGAGTTGCCGGTGAATCGCGCTCAATTTGCTACCATTATTCAACAAGCTTTCCCACAAAATCCTATTCGTGGTGCTGGAAAATTTGCCGATGTACCGGCAGATTATTGGGCCTATAATGCTATTCAAAAATCTTATCAAATGGGATTTTTCAATTCTAACTCTAACCTTTTTAACCCCACCCAAAACATTACCCGTCTTGAAGCTTTAACGGCTTTGGTGGAAGGTTTAAAATTACAAGCAACCACAGTTAAACCAGAAAATTTAAACGCTTATTTTGAAGATGCAGCAGCAATTCCTGTTTCATTGCGAAATAGTGTAGCGGCGGCGGTAGAAAACCGGCTGGTTGTCAGTTATCCAAATGTGCGTTTACTCAATCCTTCCCAAGTTGCAACGCGAGCAGAAATAGCGGCATTTGTGCATCAAGCTTTGTTGAAAACCGGCCAATTATCGCCCTCGATGCCGGTGGCAAACCGGCCCCAAAATTCACCACCGCCACCGGTTGACATTCGCTCATCTATGCCGGTATTCACACAACCACCGCAAGGTTTTAGCTTGCAACCAACCCTCAGCGCATTACAGGCAGTTGAAACTGATTATACTTTAGGAGCAGGAGATCGCATTCGTTTAGATATTTTAAATGTGCCTGAATATTCGGGAGAATTTCAAGTTTTAGTCAATGGCGCAATCAACTTACCTTTAATTGGCAAAGTTGATCTTAAAGGACTCACCTTAGAAAGAGCAAGCGCCGTTATTTCTTCAGCTTATAGTTATTACATCAGAGAACCAATTGTTACGGTGAGTTTACTCGCACCTAGACCTTTAAAAGTGGCAATTTCAGGAGAAGTGAACCGGCCTGGTTCTTATACAATGGGGTTGAGTGGAAGCGATGGTAAAGGTGGCATTCAATTTCCAACATTAACTCAGGCAATACAACTAGCTGGAGGAATAAATCAAACCGCAGCTTTGCGGCAAGTTTTGGTACGCCGGCCTCAAAGAAATGGTGCTGATCAAATTATTGCTGTCGATTTATGGGCATTATTAAGAGAGGGTGATTTAAGGCAAGATATCTCATTGCAAGATGGCGATACTGTCTTTATTCCCACTGCTGTTAATCCCAATTTAGCCGAAGCTTCCAGAGTAGCAACTTCAAGTTTTTCGACACCAAAAACCGAACCTTTAAACATTGCGGTGGTAGGGGAAGTTTCTAAACCGGGTTCTTATACAATTAGAGCAAGTGAAAATGGCGACCGGCCTACTTTAACGAGAGCAATTCGTGAGGCGGGAGGAATAACCCAATCCGCAGATATCCGGCAAATTTCAATTCGTCGGCTGACTCAAACCGGTGCTGAGCAATTGGTAGCGATTGATTTATGGCAGCTTTTACGCGGTGGAAATTTAGAGCAAGATGTGATTTTGCAGCAAGGAGATACGATTCTAATTCCGACTGCAAATGAGGTAAATTTAGCCGAGGCTGCTCAATTAGTTTCGGCGAATATTTCGGCAGATCAAACGCAGCCGGTGAATGTGGCTGTTGTGGGTGAAATTGCCCGTCCGGGGACTCATGTTGTGAAGGTAGAAAAAGCGGGAGAATTGCCAACAGTGACAAGAGCAATTCAGGTGGCCGGTGGAATTACCCAATTAGCAGATATTCGCAAAATTCAGGTGCGGCGAATAACAAGAGATGGCAACGAAAAAACCTTAAATTTAGATTTATGGCAGTTGTTGCAGTCAGGAGATATGCGTCAGGATGCTATTTTGCAAACCGGTGATACGATTGTTATTCCTACCGCAATTGCCTTGAATGAAACTGAGGCAAATCAACTTGCAGCGGCGAGTTTTTCTCCGCAGGTAATGGCGATTAATGTGGTGGGAGAAGTGGTGAAACCAGGGGTGGTGCAATTGTCTCCAAATACGCCTTTAAATCAGGCAATTTTGGCTGCCGGTGGGTTTAATAATCGGGCGCGTAAAGGTTCGGTTGATTTGATTCGTTTAAATCCCAATGGTACGGTTTCTAAACGTAGTATTGACATTGATTTTGAGCAGGGTTTAAATGAAGAAAATAACCCAAGTTTGCGGCCCGGTGATGTGGTGGTTGTTGGTAAATCAGGGTTGGCCGGTGTTACCGATACATTAGGATCAATTTTAAGCCCGTTAGGTGGAGTTTTTTCTCTGTTTAATTTCTTCCGTATTTTCCAATAA
- a CDS encoding transposase family protein produces MDNQEQKKYYSGKKKTHTFKNQVIVMPNGKEIVDVIVGYPGATSDLTLWRERRQELGNNQKYRGDKAYIGE; encoded by the coding sequence ATAGACAATCAAGAGCAGAAAAAATATTATTCGGGTAAGAAAAAAACACATACCTTTAAAAATCAAGTCATTGTCATGCCCAACGGAAAAGAAATAGTAGATGTAATTGTGGGTTATCCCGGCGCAACAAGTGATCTTACATTGTGGAGGGAAAGAAGGCAGGAATTGGGCAACAATCAAAAATACAGAGGGGATAAAGCTTATATAGGAGAA
- a CDS encoding DUF192 domain-containing protein has product MSKAESNFVTSCIVAGVCGLTVAGVLNVRPLMQNWIAEFNKPQSLPISGEVDIKGKIFDLEVARTPEEKAKGLMFREWLPGDQGMLFVYDPPEQASFWMKNTLIPLDMIFTKNSKVIYTVENAQPCKSTPCTTFAPPAPVDGVIELNAGWLKKLGLKVGDKVIVSEYGEFDISTSGM; this is encoded by the coding sequence ATGAGTAAAGCAGAAAGTAACTTTGTAACATCTTGTATCGTGGCCGGTGTTTGTGGTTTGACGGTTGCCGGTGTATTAAATGTGCGGCCTTTAATGCAAAATTGGATTGCCGAATTCAACAAACCGCAAAGCCTACCCATATCTGGAGAGGTAGACATAAAAGGCAAAATCTTTGACTTGGAAGTAGCCAGGACACCAGAAGAAAAAGCCAAAGGTTTAATGTTTCGGGAGTGGTTGCCAGGAGACCAAGGAATGTTATTTGTTTACGACCCACCAGAGCAGGCTAGTTTTTGGATGAAAAACACTCTCATCCCGTTGGACATGATTTTTACGAAAAACTCGAAAGTTATCTACACCGTCGAAAATGCACAGCCCTGCAAATCTACCCCATGCACAACCTTTGCACCACCGGCCCCAGTAGATGGAGTGATAGAACTTAATGCCGGTTGGTTAAAAAAGCTGGGTTTAAAAGTTGGAGACAAAGTTATAGTGAGCGAATATGGAGAATTTGACATCTCGACCTCTGGGATGTAG
- a CDS encoding transposase family protein, whose protein sequence is MSQLREYLENNPQQAKRLLGMEYQQLIEIIKAAQLLESEKRQAKEKTKIRLIKGGGGRRPKLSVESQILLTLIYLHQMPTFQMLGLQFEVSESTANDIFHYWIRILRELLPASLLEQVKKTRVIGSG, encoded by the coding sequence ATGAGTCAATTAAGAGAGTATCTGGAGAATAATCCCCAACAAGCAAAAAGGCTATTAGGGATGGAATATCAACAACTTATAGAGATCATTAAAGCAGCTCAGTTATTAGAGTCAGAAAAACGACAGGCAAAAGAAAAAACTAAAATTAGGTTAATTAAAGGGGGTGGGGGTCGTCGCCCTAAATTATCTGTGGAGTCACAAATCTTACTCACTCTAATTTACCTGCATCAAATGCCGACATTTCAAATGTTAGGATTACAGTTTGAAGTTAGTGAATCAACAGCCAATGATATTTTCCATTACTGGATAAGAATCTTGAGAGAATTACTGCCAGCCAGTTTATTAGAACAGGTAAAAAAAACGAGAGTGATTGGGAGTGGGTAG
- a CDS encoding transposase family protein, which produces MTTFQLLDIQFGISETTANDTFNYGLPQKSRITTM; this is translated from the coding sequence ATGACCACATTTCAACTTCTTGATATCCAGTTTGGAATAAGCGAAACCACAGCCAATGATACATTTAATTACGGGCTACCACAAAAGAGTAGAATTACTACCATGTAG
- a CDS encoding transposase: protein MGDGDVVVGLEPTGMNYARVWIEQLGKRYEVRRINHKDLKSHRKMLRFEDKNDDTDAFCWAHYCSFYDNHKHRFVGFRDEIIAVLKGMINRLEHLNRVQSPIVNRLRQDLAWQFPEVALKRVQRSQSKKENADLSPPLWGWIAGEKMIPRYDRLYQETIGAGLTESSRLDAARLCDLEREMAAIEKEMTYLYRTDSRFKPYSKVLDSFAFLKKTQPIILSVAFPIENFLKDGKPEVVERKGRRSGNKTKKHL from the coding sequence ATTGGAGATGGGGATGTCGTTGTTGGTTTAGAACCCACCGGCATGAATTATGCTCGCGTTTGGATTGAGCAGTTAGGAAAGCGCTATGAAGTCAGAAGGATTAATCATAAAGACTTGAAATCTCATCGTAAAATGCTGAGGTTTGAAGATAAAAACGATGATACAGACGCTTTCTGCTGGGCTCATTATTGCAGTTTTTACGACAATCATAAACACAGGTTTGTCGGGTTTCGTGATGAAATTATTGCAGTTTTAAAGGGCATGATAAACCGGCTCGAACACTTGAACCGCGTGCAATCCCCAATTGTCAACCGGCTACGTCAAGATTTAGCATGGCAGTTCCCAGAAGTTGCATTAAAACGAGTGCAGCGCTCTCAAAGTAAAAAGGAAAACGCAGATTTAAGCCCGCCGCTTTGGGGGTGGATTGCTGGTGAAAAAATGATACCGCGATACGACCGTCTCTACCAAGAAACCATCGGTGCCGGTTTAACTGAATCATCGCGATTAGACGCGGCGCGCCTCTGTGATTTAGAGCGTGAGATGGCTGCAATTGAAAAAGAGATGACTTATCTCTACAGAACAGACTCGCGCTTTAAACCTTATTCAAAAGTGCTGGACAGTTTCGCATTCTTGAAAAAAACTCAACCCATTATTTTGTCGGTTGCCTTCCCAATTGAAAATTTTTTGAAAGATGGAAAACCTGAAGTTGTCGAGCGTAAAGGGCGCCGGTCTGGAAACAAAACTAAAAAGCACCTCTGA
- a CDS encoding polysaccharide biosynthesis tyrosine autokinase — protein MSINPHTSMLKQYMNVEIIHPLQQDTLISLPIAHPTRAGDLDDEQELGLNRLLVLFKKRGGLIVGTAAFVTAMGGIWSALETPKYEGSFQLLVEPVTPQEPANKLMSAMQTANATLDYETQIQLLWSPRVMSPIIKELQDRYPDLNYESLFNKEFSGDEVLSVTRQKKTKLLEIRYRSSDPEKVKFVLEKIAEGYLKYSLEDRQTDSTQAIKYIEIQLPGLRKRVDEQQEKIQEFRQQYNFIEPQFQGVKLTEQMRAINNERLQVETVLNQQEKLYEILQSRLGLAPDEALAASALTQAPAYQKLLNNLQNIESQIAIELSRFTENNPKVKFLREQQQTLMSLLQQEAEKVLGTEQALKTLPFQDSLRLNLTQQLVDAANNIQVVQARLKAVVGEESRLNKQAQDFLVLVQQYSNLEWELQIATRTLNQLLAQRESLRLEAAKEDVPWELISPPELMEDKEGNARPVVPNLPKNLALAGFLGLVLGAGSALVAEKLDRFFHSVDELEKTLKLPVLGTIPDKEFIKEKNRLKFDKENTSQSAFREAFRVLFTKLWFLKFGTPIKSLTISSATSGDGKSTVAINCALAAAALNRRVLLVDADLRQPQVQQRLGLSNHLGLSEAIYLGLDAESVIQKVPNQENLFVVAAGEIKMDGGRFLASRQMEFLMGQFEKEFDFVIYDSPPLLNVAAAKILAKNTDGLLLVARLGQTDRNALLQVFENLKIAKVPVLGLVANGVKT, from the coding sequence ATGTCTATTAATCCCCATACATCAATGCTGAAACAATACATGAATGTCGAAATAATACATCCATTGCAACAGGATACATTAATTTCTCTGCCCATAGCCCACCCTACGCGGGCTGGTGATTTGGATGATGAGCAGGAATTAGGCTTAAACCGGCTTTTAGTTCTTTTTAAAAAGCGAGGCGGTTTGATTGTGGGTACGGCAGCATTTGTAACTGCTATGGGCGGTATTTGGAGTGCATTAGAAACGCCAAAATATGAAGGAAGTTTTCAGCTTTTGGTTGAGCCGGTGACTCCACAAGAACCGGCCAATAAATTGATGTCAGCAATGCAAACAGCAAACGCTACTTTAGATTATGAAACTCAAATTCAGCTGTTGTGGAGTCCCAGGGTGATGTCTCCTATTATTAAGGAGTTGCAAGATAGATATCCAGATTTAAATTATGAGTCTTTGTTTAATAAAGAATTTAGTGGCGATGAAGTTTTATCAGTGACGCGGCAAAAGAAAACAAAGCTGCTAGAAATTCGTTATCGCTCTTCTGATCCAGAAAAGGTAAAGTTTGTTTTAGAAAAAATTGCGGAAGGTTATTTGAAATATAGTTTGGAAGACCGGCAAACTGATAGCACTCAAGCAATAAAATATATTGAAATTCAGCTTCCGGGGTTGCGAAAGCGTGTGGATGAGCAACAGGAAAAAATCCAAGAATTTCGTCAGCAGTATAATTTTATTGAACCTCAGTTTCAAGGCGTAAAATTAACAGAGCAAATGAGGGCGATTAATAATGAACGTTTGCAGGTGGAAACAGTTTTAAATCAGCAGGAAAAACTGTATGAAATTTTGCAAAGTCGGCTTGGTTTAGCTCCAGATGAAGCGCTGGCGGCTTCTGCGTTAACTCAAGCACCGGCCTATCAAAAATTGCTCAATAATTTACAAAACATTGAAAGTCAAATTGCTATTGAATTATCAAGATTTACAGAAAATAACCCCAAAGTTAAGTTCTTGCGTGAACAACAGCAAACTTTAATGAGTTTGTTACAACAAGAAGCAGAAAAAGTGCTGGGAACAGAACAAGCTTTAAAGACTTTACCTTTTCAAGATTCGCTGAGGTTAAATTTGACTCAGCAACTTGTGGATGCTGCGAATAATATTCAAGTAGTACAGGCGCGTTTAAAGGCGGTGGTAGGTGAGGAAAGCCGGTTAAATAAACAAGCGCAAGATTTTTTAGTTTTAGTTCAGCAATATTCTAATTTAGAGTGGGAGTTACAAATTGCTACTCGGACTTTAAATCAACTTTTGGCACAAAGAGAAAGTCTGCGTTTGGAGGCTGCAAAAGAAGATGTTCCTTGGGAGTTAATTTCGCCACCAGAATTGATGGAAGATAAAGAGGGAAATGCGAGGCCGGTGGTGCCAAATTTACCAAAAAATCTGGCTTTGGCTGGGTTTTTGGGGTTGGTTTTGGGGGCGGGTTCTGCTTTGGTTGCAGAAAAGTTAGATCGGTTTTTTCACTCGGTGGATGAGTTGGAAAAAACTTTAAAGTTGCCGGTTTTAGGTACAATTCCCGACAAGGAATTTATCAAGGAAAAAAACCGGTTAAAGTTTGACAAAGAAAATACTTCTCAGTCAGCTTTTCGCGAAGCTTTTAGGGTGCTTTTTACCAAGCTTTGGTTTTTAAAATTTGGGACTCCTATTAAATCTTTAACAATCAGTTCTGCGACTTCTGGGGATGGAAAATCTACGGTAGCTATCAATTGTGCACTGGCGGCGGCGGCGCTGAACCGGCGCGTTTTATTGGTGGATGCGGATCTGCGCCAGCCTCAAGTTCAGCAGCGGTTGGGTTTGTCAAATCATCTGGGTTTAAGTGAGGCAATTTATTTAGGTTTAGATGCAGAAAGTGTGATTCAAAAAGTGCCAAATCAAGAGAATTTATTTGTAGTAGCGGCGGGGGAAATTAAAATGGATGGAGGCCGGTTTTTAGCTTCTCGACAAATGGAATTTTTGATGGGTCAATTTGAAAAAGAGTTTGATTTTGTAATTTATGATTCTCCGCCTTTATTAAATGTAGCAGCAGCGAAAATTTTGGCAAAAAATACCGATGGGTTACTTTTAGTTGCCCGCCTGGGCCAAACTGACCGCAATGCACTTTTACAGGTATTTGAAAATTTAAAGATTGCCAAAGTGCCGGTTTTAGGTTTGGTTGCCAATGGTGTAAAAACCTAA
- a CDS encoding DUF1824 family protein produces MPLSNPTNLSLAEAQKILEAFNCNTSKTINSEEEKAEVRQALLLVAENSDYQMLGICAGTPQEGLAALQSYTQALGYQTSLDIAGAVGPIYIKFNPKSGLCYLSSYEGDYRGVLVSCQSSYEDGINEMYGHLPLDLFS; encoded by the coding sequence ATGCCGCTATCTAACCCCACTAACCTCTCCCTCGCAGAAGCTCAAAAAATTCTTGAAGCTTTTAACTGTAATACTTCCAAAACCATCAACTCGGAAGAAGAAAAAGCCGAAGTAAGACAAGCATTATTATTAGTTGCCGAAAATTCTGATTATCAAATGTTAGGAATATGCGCCGGCACTCCTCAAGAAGGTTTAGCTGCTTTGCAATCTTATACTCAAGCTTTAGGCTATCAAACAAGTTTGGATATTGCCGGTGCTGTGGGGCCAATTTATATTAAATTCAACCCGAAATCAGGCTTGTGTTATTTGAGTTCTTATGAAGGCGATTATCGCGGGGTTTTAGTTTCTTGTCAATCTTCTTACGAAGATGGAATTAACGAAATGTACGGCCATTTACCCCTAGATTTATTCTCGTAA